Proteins encoded in a region of the Sphingomonas sp. HMP9 genome:
- a CDS encoding FHA domain-containing protein — MPDPTRYISSRHFEIRLDNGGYVLTDCSTNGTMLAATGERFASPHRIADGHRLHIASYVIAARLTGQAEERVGPLASSAAPAWQGWDADAPSAHATNDAAFPMAAHGWDAPPPSGTGSSAGWRLGYRTRLPRE; from the coding sequence CTGCCCGATCCTACCCGCTATATCTCGTCGCGGCATTTCGAGATCCGGTTGGACAATGGCGGTTATGTGCTGACCGACTGCAGTACGAACGGCACGATGCTTGCGGCGACCGGCGAGCGCTTCGCTTCGCCGCACCGTATCGCGGATGGCCACCGGTTACACATCGCCAGCTATGTCATCGCCGCCCGCCTGACCGGGCAGGCCGAGGAACGCGTCGGTCCGCTGGCATCATCTGCCGCCCCGGCCTGGCAAGGCTGGGACGCCGACGCACCGTCAGCCCACGCGACGAACGATGCCGCCTTCCCAATGGCGGCGCATGGCTGGGACGCACCGCCACCTTCCGGTACCGGATCGTCGGCGGGTTGGCGGCTCGGGTACAGGACGCGCCTCCCACGAGAGTAG
- the tssG gene encoding type VI secretion system baseplate subunit TssG — MFPIVRGAEARAPGLPGVGLARRPDQNITDLVQVPTLAFPDSTLDEVEVRNGRARIGGFWFGLTGPMGPLPSHMTEFAVFERRYAKKRPFGRWLDPLSGPMLQFFFRAWADSQLAAQADRLDYDRFADHVARLTGATEGVSPSSSRAAPGQARVHYAALFASRRSAGAIEDAMTHLLGQPVTILEYQLRWWSIEADNQTRLGRSFSGLGNQVMLGGRAKVTWDASRVVIRARARADYDALLPSGPRFRILSEALDAFAPSHLEWDVALEVAGKHARPARLDGSTRLGWTGWIGQTGDDAVRGDAHLRRSTMVRPMTDPMLRKV; from the coding sequence TTGTTCCCGATCGTGCGGGGGGCGGAGGCGCGCGCGCCCGGCCTGCCGGGGGTCGGGCTGGCGCGCAGGCCGGATCAGAATATCACCGACCTGGTACAGGTGCCGACGCTGGCCTTTCCGGACTCGACGCTGGACGAGGTGGAGGTCCGCAACGGCCGCGCGCGGATCGGTGGGTTCTGGTTCGGGTTGACCGGGCCGATGGGGCCGTTGCCCTCGCACATGACCGAGTTCGCGGTGTTCGAACGCCGCTATGCAAAGAAGCGCCCGTTCGGCCGCTGGCTCGATCCGCTGTCGGGACCGATGCTCCAGTTCTTCTTTCGCGCCTGGGCGGATTCGCAGCTGGCGGCGCAGGCCGACCGGCTCGACTACGATCGGTTTGCCGATCATGTTGCGCGACTTACCGGTGCCACCGAAGGCGTATCGCCGAGCAGCTCCCGAGCAGCTCCCGGGCAGGCGCGCGTGCATTACGCCGCGCTGTTCGCCTCACGTCGCAGCGCCGGCGCGATCGAGGATGCGATGACTCACCTGCTGGGACAGCCCGTGACGATCCTGGAATATCAGTTACGCTGGTGGTCGATCGAGGCCGACAACCAGACCCGGCTCGGGCGATCCTTTTCCGGGCTTGGCAACCAGGTCATGCTGGGCGGCCGGGCCAAGGTTACGTGGGATGCGTCCCGCGTCGTAATCCGCGCGCGCGCTCGTGCCGATTACGACGCCCTGTTGCCCTCCGGGCCACGGTTTCGCATTTTGTCCGAGGCGCTGGATGCGTTCGCGCCCAGTCACCTCGAATGGGACGTCGCGCTCGAGGTGGCGGGCAAGCACGCCCGGCCCGCGCGGCTCGATGGCTCCACCCGGCTCGGCTGGACCGGCTGGATCGGCCAGACCGGTGACGATGCGGTGCGCGGGGACGCGCATTTGCGACGATCAACCATGGTCCGTCCGATGACGGATCCGATGTTGAGAAAGGTTTGA